One stretch of Vibrio kanaloae DNA includes these proteins:
- a CDS encoding DUF417 family protein, with product MHVQTYDLKQTNVGYNLGVVGVALVLAWIGIYKFTPTEAMLIEPLIANHPAMNWLYSLFSVQAVSNMVGGAEIIVAIGLIVGFKKPTVAFYSGIAAAAIFVVTLSFLITTPNAWKVSDGILVTNFFLVKDILFLAIAISVIERNKPQK from the coding sequence ATGCATGTTCAAACCTATGATTTAAAACAGACTAATGTGGGATATAACCTTGGAGTGGTTGGCGTAGCATTAGTGCTAGCTTGGATTGGTATCTACAAATTTACGCCAACCGAAGCGATGCTCATTGAACCTCTAATCGCAAATCATCCCGCAATGAACTGGCTTTACAGTCTGTTCTCAGTACAAGCTGTGTCTAACATGGTGGGTGGTGCGGAGATCATTGTCGCAATTGGACTGATCGTTGGATTTAAGAAACCGACAGTTGCCTTCTATTCAGGCATTGCGGCAGCGGCTATCTTTGTTGTGACACTCAGCTTCCTGATTACAACGCCAAATGCTTGGAAAGTATCGGATGGCATCTTAGTCACTAACTTCTTCCTAGTGAAAGACATCCTATTCTTGGCGATCGCGATTAGCGTAATCGAACGTAACAAACCTCAGAAGTAA